In a single window of the Platichthys flesus chromosome 5, fPlaFle2.1, whole genome shotgun sequence genome:
- the LOC133953929 gene encoding adipose-secreted signaling protein-like, producing MATGRKGSTSKVAGVHFPDDNGPPDSPTRRDDQSNLSTLIAIQEKDGIYLVKAGFLKSHHCYEIVFSVPDVPTLGKELLCLPTSSPTRKSSSLRVHHINSSLKGVKVTCEYRTHQEGVLQEEVNLVTRGRKAFSLKVRLQARIIDPHHGTPMLLEGVRCLGAERRPHKTQQ from the exons ATGGCAACAGGACGAAAAG GCTCTACGTCCAAAGTGGCTGGCGTGCATTTCCCTGATGATAACGGGCCTCCTGACTCTCCAACACGCAGAGATGACCAGTCAAACCTCTCCACTCTCATTGCTATTCAAGAAAAGGATGGCATCTACCTTGTCAAG GCTGGTTTTCTGAAGAGCCACCACTGTTATGAGATTGTCTTCAGTGTTCCAGATGTACCCACACTGGGCAAAGAGCTCCTATGTCTCCCAACCTCTTCTCCGACCCGGAAGTCTTCCAGCCTCCGTGTCCATCACATCAACTCCTCACTGAAGG GAGTAAAGGTAACATGTGAGTACAGGACTCACCAGGAGGGGGTTCTGCAGGAAGAGGTGAATCTGGTTACCAGAGGGCGAAAAGCCTTTAGTCTGAAGGTCAGACTCCAGGCCAGAATCATCG aCCCACATCATGGGACTCCCATGCTGCTGGAGGGGGTGAGGTGCCTGGGTGCTGAGAGACgcccacacaaaacacagcagtga